In Parachlamydiales bacterium, a single window of DNA contains:
- a CDS encoding quinone oxidoreductase, protein MKAIQISQFGGPEVLKIEEVKIEQPKKGQALIHIKVAGVNFVDIYQRRGTYPVKLPYIPGLEASGVVEAIGEGVDNVKVGDRVAYVHEPGSYAEKSLVNAEDLILLPPELTFEQGAAFPLQGMTAHYLLHEFRKIKTNDTILIHAAAGGMGLLLVQWAKHLGARVFGTVSTEEKARLAKKAGADEVILYTKQDFVTEVNKLTDKHGADLIIDGVGKTTFQGNLEAAAFRGNIVIFGAASGPADPISPNALMKRSLTLSGGSLGNYILNKQELMSRAHAVIEGIQSGWLKLHIDEVFPLENAAAAHQKLESRNTAGKILLKT, encoded by the coding sequence GTGAAAGCAATACAGATATCACAGTTCGGTGGACCCGAAGTTTTAAAAATCGAAGAAGTTAAAATAGAACAGCCAAAAAAAGGCCAGGCTTTAATTCATATTAAAGTGGCAGGCGTCAACTTTGTTGATATTTACCAGAGACGCGGTACCTATCCTGTAAAACTCCCCTATATTCCCGGACTTGAAGCCTCAGGTGTCGTAGAAGCTATTGGAGAAGGCGTTGACAACGTTAAAGTCGGAGATCGCGTTGCATATGTACACGAGCCTGGCTCATATGCAGAAAAAAGCCTCGTAAATGCTGAAGATTTAATTCTCCTTCCTCCAGAACTGACTTTTGAACAAGGTGCAGCCTTTCCTTTGCAAGGAATGACAGCACATTATCTGTTGCATGAGTTTCGGAAAATTAAAACGAATGACACTATATTAATTCATGCTGCTGCCGGCGGAATGGGGCTTCTACTCGTCCAATGGGCGAAGCATTTGGGAGCAAGGGTTTTTGGTACTGTCTCAACCGAAGAAAAAGCTCGTCTTGCTAAAAAAGCAGGAGCAGATGAGGTTATTCTCTATACAAAGCAAGATTTTGTGACAGAGGTAAACAAATTAACGGATAAACACGGAGCAGATTTAATTATTGATGGGGTGGGTAAAACCACTTTCCAAGGCAATTTAGAAGCTGCAGCCTTTCGTGGAAACATTGTGATTTTTGGTGCTGCAAGCGGTCCTGCCGACCCTATTTCTCCGAACGCCTTAATGAAACGTTCCTTAACTTTGTCGGGAGGAAGCCTTGGTAATTATATTTTGAATAAACAAGAGTTAATGAGCCGTGCGCATGCTGTGATAGAAGGTATACAAAGCGGATGGTTGAAATTGCATATAGATGAGGTGTTCCCCTTAGAAAATGCCGCAGCAGCCCATCAGAAGCTTGAAAGCAGGAATACAGCCGGAAAAATCCTCTTGAAGACCTAA
- a CDS encoding RHS repeat-associated core domain-containing protein: protein MKIFYLFAPLLFISTIASAFEAPSDIREHFPMSSVSDTDGITSTLIGGHFNAISGNFVDFETDILIEGPDPLALSRCYSNGDLSRRFLGASWDVTLPLTANVEGGSVNRKNVFFDIYLKEHSGGISHFRGQGHRTSKPPIGMTPETAFGYSNCGMGRPSGKSNPKNSNVSFKERDQLIDVIDGGGNHRSYFKDKGKEKGIYHLQFEKKANGTYFQYIFNSKEVLKSITRSFIRKENARIDFSKYKDQELSLQASNGQKVRYGFEELKVGKGEKSYHVPYLMSVEKSHGINNYYRYSRNEFSLLWNISEKISGPDENSTNFLKVHYFNIGDNANLDGSSQVDKKTFPQYSNHVKSLSNPHGILYNFFYSCPKVEVINSENHRKCFSSAGGQLNSITHYYGSGDYTPAYSENYTWEWGGQLKSKKEVEPTGHIIRSKDYIYDERGNIQQEILSGYLDGSFTPGSYSKRYTHSNDQFNNQLTQEDDEGPTIIQHYVVNSDLPCQKFVVCDGIIVLREFRFYNDQNLCWAETFDNGAGVDHDDLNNLTERLKVIRQFCEDPACFGKPQVESFFYWDRKTCQDTPLKTIRYTYDAVGQLTHTDLFDADGVHRYTLEKRYDCKGRVIWETDPLQNVTEKVYDPYGNIEFLCGPDKRWYSHFIYDQTNRLVSTRINVPEGTAYSTHRRYNNMDQITYDIDYLGQKIVYRYDGLDRVSEKYSPAYINNKGVCTLGTEFTKYNILGCPTSIENESGEIVYQRFTSRNTIAEKIYPDGSTEQWRYTPSGNLKSYTSREGTGLQYTYDRMGNKITECTLDVDGQILTKMSFEWKGKRLKRIEDNEGLVTTYDYDGAGRCIEECKATKRITYEYDSLGRVSRETTWELDSDTPLCILTNEYDLMDRVIGRCTLDGKENVIARESTTFDMCGREIINTHWAAEGESYSNYTTYDILGRPIHFEDALGRKTHIEYTTVQDPHNEGLLLLKSTTDQLGRTTSELHDPYGKVTKIEIKNSLGTLLSARTYAYDHAGRRTECKESIITAGEEVSEQIFLWKYDPAGNLTEEIRGYGTPDQHIITHRYAPGALRTDTIKPDGNILHRTYDNARRLLRIFDDKNTISYRYTYDSSGRVEKVEDEINHITQSRSYAKDNNIQEETLYDDVRVGYVFDPLCQLRKLVYPDGSCSEYHYTGTNLNKVIRKNAIQESMYDHSILERNFQKRPLKVKLAGNSGEVHYSYNPLGKVQSIQSPHFHQKIETKDPDDKPLSIRHQDTQEPWIERYGYNDLDYLCQEKGQTDAEYVYDSIGNRIIVKGRVWTYNQTNQLKATDELQFTYDLNGNQIDDGKKQFSYDALDRLIQVQDGENLYQYIYDDSNRRLKKRHINKSNSVSALIDEECYLYCNNDEIGTCTSKGQILQLRILADGIGGEIGASIAIEKDQEIFAVVHDQRGSIRSLISVETGELKALFRYDAFGKITHEEGSHSKCCLWRLNGKRMDPETGFSYFGCRYYDSDTGRWTTLDPIGFEGGSNGYTFVNNRPFCLIDIYGKYSQRTVPYYTPGYENHFTSSKFLSNESWFNFFEVCDTDEFCPRFPPSTCFNLDDTDYGKLGIGLTNGICTDMEYFKGNMDYFFNITGQKMMGAYNATFGFFEDGIECTYGVLGYSTDPVLKIHDMWDHYFDKAPSDGIFLTYCHSQGAINTANALKYYDQERCKRIHVVAIAPAKYISVKACGYIQHYVADWDIVANLDLFGRIMAEWQGTVKVLERQEWGLNHSFRCTTYAEAMRYEYYNLSKRLSK from the coding sequence ATGAAAATTTTTTACCTTTTTGCACCTCTTCTCTTTATCTCCACCATAGCTAGCGCCTTTGAAGCCCCCTCTGATATACGCGAACATTTTCCGATGTCTTCCGTTTCAGATACCGATGGAATAACCTCAACGTTAATAGGTGGTCATTTCAATGCAATTTCTGGAAATTTTGTAGATTTTGAAACGGACATCCTTATTGAAGGTCCGGATCCCTTAGCCCTCTCTAGATGCTACAGCAATGGTGATTTAAGCAGGCGCTTCTTAGGTGCTTCTTGGGACGTGACACTACCTCTAACAGCTAATGTAGAGGGGGGATCAGTAAACCGTAAAAACGTTTTCTTTGATATCTATCTCAAGGAGCATTCAGGAGGTATTTCCCATTTTAGAGGACAGGGACATAGGACGAGCAAACCTCCTATAGGAATGACCCCTGAAACAGCATTTGGATACTCAAATTGTGGAATGGGAAGACCTTCAGGCAAGAGCAATCCTAAGAACTCGAATGTTTCGTTTAAGGAAAGAGATCAGCTGATTGACGTTATAGATGGCGGAGGCAACCACCGTAGCTATTTTAAAGACAAAGGAAAAGAAAAAGGGATTTACCATCTGCAGTTCGAAAAAAAAGCTAATGGGACATATTTTCAGTATATTTTCAATTCTAAAGAAGTTCTCAAATCTATAACTAGAAGCTTTATACGCAAAGAAAATGCACGCATCGATTTTAGTAAGTATAAGGATCAGGAACTATCTCTCCAGGCCTCTAATGGACAAAAAGTCCGTTATGGATTTGAGGAATTGAAAGTAGGTAAAGGAGAAAAAAGTTACCACGTTCCCTACCTGATGAGTGTGGAAAAAAGCCACGGCATAAATAACTATTATAGGTATTCAAGAAATGAATTTTCATTGTTGTGGAATATCTCAGAAAAGATTTCAGGTCCGGACGAAAACTCCACCAATTTCCTGAAGGTTCACTATTTTAATATAGGTGATAATGCCAATTTAGACGGTTCCAGTCAGGTAGATAAGAAAACTTTTCCACAATATTCCAACCACGTAAAGAGTTTAAGCAATCCGCATGGTATCCTCTACAATTTCTTCTACTCTTGTCCAAAAGTAGAGGTCATTAATTCTGAAAACCATCGAAAATGCTTCTCCTCTGCAGGAGGCCAGCTCAATAGTATTACACATTACTATGGTTCCGGAGACTATACACCAGCCTATAGTGAAAACTATACATGGGAATGGGGAGGCCAATTAAAGTCTAAAAAGGAAGTAGAACCCACCGGTCATATCATTCGTAGTAAAGACTATATCTATGATGAGCGGGGTAACATTCAGCAAGAAATCCTTTCTGGATATCTTGATGGATCATTTACTCCCGGTTCCTATTCAAAGCGCTATACCCATAGCAACGACCAGTTCAATAACCAGCTTACCCAAGAGGATGACGAAGGCCCTACAATCATTCAGCACTATGTCGTAAATTCAGACCTACCCTGTCAAAAGTTTGTTGTCTGCGATGGCATTATTGTTCTACGTGAGTTTCGTTTCTACAACGATCAGAATCTCTGCTGGGCAGAAACATTCGACAATGGTGCAGGCGTTGACCACGATGACTTGAATAACTTGACGGAACGTCTCAAGGTTATAAGACAGTTTTGCGAAGATCCTGCATGTTTTGGAAAACCCCAAGTAGAGTCATTTTTCTATTGGGACCGAAAGACCTGCCAGGATACGCCCTTGAAGACTATACGGTACACTTACGACGCCGTAGGTCAACTGACACACACAGACCTGTTTGATGCGGATGGAGTGCATCGTTATACGCTAGAAAAGCGATACGATTGTAAGGGAAGGGTTATTTGGGAAACAGACCCTCTCCAAAATGTAACCGAAAAGGTCTATGATCCCTATGGAAATATTGAATTCCTCTGTGGACCGGATAAGAGATGGTATTCTCATTTTATCTATGACCAGACAAATAGACTTGTCTCCACACGCATCAATGTTCCCGAAGGGACAGCATATAGCACTCATAGACGCTATAATAACATGGATCAAATCACCTATGATATTGATTACCTAGGTCAGAAAATTGTCTACCGTTATGATGGCCTGGATCGTGTGTCAGAAAAGTATTCCCCTGCATACATTAACAATAAGGGTGTTTGCACCCTCGGAACAGAATTCACTAAATATAATATCCTCGGCTGCCCCACAAGCATCGAAAATGAAAGCGGTGAAATAGTCTACCAACGCTTTACTTCACGCAATACCATAGCCGAGAAAATCTATCCAGATGGATCTACGGAACAGTGGCGTTATACACCTTCCGGAAATCTCAAAAGCTATACTTCCCGAGAAGGAACAGGTCTGCAGTACACATACGATCGTATGGGAAATAAGATCACAGAATGCACACTAGATGTAGACGGTCAAATACTCACCAAAATGAGCTTCGAGTGGAAAGGCAAGCGGTTAAAAAGAATCGAAGACAATGAAGGTTTAGTGACAACCTATGACTACGATGGGGCAGGAAGGTGCATTGAAGAATGCAAAGCTACAAAACGCATCACTTATGAATATGATTCCTTGGGAAGGGTCTCTAGGGAGACAACGTGGGAGCTAGATTCGGATACTCCTCTGTGCATACTTACAAATGAATACGACCTGATGGATAGAGTGATAGGCAGATGTACTCTGGATGGAAAAGAAAATGTCATAGCACGTGAAAGCACAACATTCGACATGTGCGGCAGGGAGATTATTAACACCCACTGGGCTGCGGAGGGGGAGTCTTACAGTAACTATACTACGTACGATATCCTTGGCAGACCTATACATTTTGAAGATGCGCTGGGGCGCAAAACGCACATCGAGTATACTACAGTTCAGGACCCTCATAACGAAGGCTTATTACTCCTAAAGAGTACTACAGATCAGCTGGGCCGAACGACTTCTGAATTGCATGATCCTTATGGTAAAGTCACTAAGATTGAGATTAAAAATTCATTAGGCACTTTACTGTCTGCTCGCACATATGCCTATGACCACGCCGGAAGAAGAACGGAATGCAAAGAAAGTATTATTACTGCTGGCGAGGAAGTTTCAGAGCAAATATTCCTATGGAAATACGACCCTGCCGGCAATCTGACGGAAGAGATCCGCGGCTACGGAACACCGGATCAACATATAATCACTCATAGATATGCTCCGGGTGCTCTACGGACAGATACAATTAAACCGGATGGCAACATCCTTCACAGGACTTACGATAATGCCCGCCGTCTTTTACGCATCTTTGACGATAAGAACACAATATCCTACCGGTATACTTACGATAGCTCCGGCCGGGTAGAAAAAGTGGAGGATGAGATAAATCATATCACTCAAAGCAGAAGCTACGCTAAGGATAATAATATTCAAGAAGAGACTCTCTATGATGATGTACGGGTAGGATACGTTTTTGATCCTCTCTGCCAGCTTAGAAAACTTGTCTATCCTGACGGAAGCTGTAGCGAATATCATTATACCGGAACCAATCTGAATAAGGTTATACGAAAGAATGCAATTCAGGAATCCATGTACGACCATTCCATTTTGGAGCGAAACTTTCAGAAAAGACCCCTAAAAGTAAAATTAGCCGGTAATAGTGGGGAAGTCCACTATTCATACAATCCTTTAGGAAAGGTGCAGAGCATCCAGTCTCCCCACTTTCACCAAAAAATAGAAACTAAAGATCCGGATGATAAACCCCTTTCCATCCGTCACCAAGATACTCAAGAGCCCTGGATCGAGCGCTACGGTTACAACGACTTAGATTACTTATGTCAGGAGAAAGGGCAAACAGACGCGGAGTATGTTTATGATAGTATCGGAAACAGGATTATCGTTAAAGGCAGAGTCTGGACATATAATCAGACAAATCAACTTAAAGCCACAGATGAACTGCAATTCACATATGATCTAAACGGCAACCAAATCGACGATGGGAAAAAACAATTTTCTTACGATGCTTTAGACCGTCTCATTCAAGTTCAAGACGGCGAAAACTTATATCAATACATCTATGACGATTCTAATCGCCGCTTAAAGAAACGCCATATAAATAAATCAAATTCTGTATCCGCTCTGATTGATGAGGAATGCTACCTTTACTGCAATAATGATGAAATTGGTACTTGTACCTCTAAAGGGCAAATCTTACAGCTGCGTATACTTGCAGATGGCATTGGTGGGGAGATCGGCGCTTCTATAGCTATTGAAAAGGACCAAGAGATTTTCGCAGTTGTACATGACCAAAGAGGCTCTATACGTTCCTTAATCAGTGTGGAGACCGGAGAACTGAAAGCACTCTTCCGTTATGATGCCTTCGGAAAAATCACGCATGAGGAAGGATCTCATTCAAAATGTTGTTTATGGCGCTTGAATGGAAAAAGGATGGATCCTGAAACAGGCTTCAGCTATTTCGGTTGCCGTTATTACGATTCTGATACAGGACGGTGGACCACCCTCGATCCTATCGGTTTTGAAGGGGGGAGCAATGGCTACACCTTCGTTAACAATAGACCCTTCTGCCTTATCGATATCTATGGTAAATACTCTCAAAGGACAGTTCCCTATTATACCCCTGGTTATGAAAATCACTTTACAAGTTCAAAATTTCTAAGTAATGAATCTTGGTTCAACTTTTTTGAGGTCTGTGATACAGACGAATTCTGTCCTAGATTTCCTCCTTCAACATGTTTTAATTTAGACGATACAGACTATGGCAAATTAGGCATCGGTCTAACAAATGGCATTTGTACAGATATGGAATATTTTAAAGGAAATATGGATTACTTTTTTAATATTACTGGCCAGAAAATGATGGGTGCTTATAATGCTACCTTTGGTTTTTTTGAGGATGGCATTGAATGTACATATGGTGTTTTAGGTTATAGTACTGACCCTGTACTAAAAATACATGACATGTGGGATCATTATTTTGATAAGGCACCTTCAGATGGTATTTTTCTCACGTATTGCCATAGTCAAGGGGCTATCAATACAGCCAATGCCTTGAAATATTATGATCAAGAAAGATGTAAAAGAATTCATGTTGTAGCTATTGCTCCTGCAAAATATATTAGTGTAAAAGCTTGTGGATATATTCAACATTATGTAGCGGATTGGGATATTGTAGCTAATTTAGACCTATTTGGTAGAATAATGGCGGAATGGCAGGGAACCGTAAAAGTTCTAGAACGTCAGGAATGGGGATTAAACCATAGTTTTAGATGCACAACATATGCGGAAGCTATGAGATATGAATATTATAACTTATCAAAAAGGCTTTCTAAATAA
- a CDS encoding pentapeptide repeat-containing protein encodes MEKPNDNTSEDKVFQGQDFSLKDLSDCTFTHCQFNNCNFSECIIRNAKFISCTFKACNLSLLKMEGCRWQESTFIECKLVGAEFFKCESKFFTIQVKQCFLQFCNFSGLPLKKTSFNGSKIIECYFTQVNLTECDFRDTDLSGSVFHESELSKADFRGARNYDIDVRNNKVKKAKFSFPEAIALLRNFEIEID; translated from the coding sequence ATGGAAAAACCTAACGACAATACATCCGAAGATAAAGTCTTCCAGGGACAAGATTTCTCCTTGAAGGATCTCTCAGACTGTACATTTACCCATTGTCAATTTAATAACTGTAATTTCTCAGAGTGTATCATACGCAATGCCAAGTTCATCTCCTGTACGTTTAAGGCCTGTAATTTGAGCCTCTTAAAAATGGAAGGCTGCCGCTGGCAAGAATCCACCTTTATTGAATGCAAACTTGTAGGAGCTGAATTTTTTAAATGCGAAAGTAAATTTTTTACGATTCAGGTTAAACAATGCTTTCTGCAGTTCTGCAATTTCTCAGGATTACCTCTCAAGAAGACGTCATTCAATGGAAGCAAGATTATTGAATGCTATTTTACTCAAGTCAATCTGACAGAATGTGATTTTAGAGACACAGACCTATCAGGATCTGTTTTCCATGAGAGCGAACTGTCTAAAGCCGATTTTAGAGGTGCTAGAAATTATGATATCGATGTGCGAAACAACAAGGTCAAAAAAGCCAAATTTTCTTTTCCTGAAGCCATTGCATTATTACGTAACTTTGAAATTGAAATAGACTGA
- a CDS encoding VOC family protein — MFTPNLGFVLLFVANPLKSSQFYQEILDIKPVEESPTFVMFALKNGVMLGLWSRYTAEPRVDTNPGALEICFPSADVDALYEEWGNKQVTIAQKPTDMDFGRTFVALDPDGHRIRVYKLFER, encoded by the coding sequence ATGTTTACCCCTAATCTAGGTTTTGTGCTGCTATTTGTTGCTAATCCATTGAAGAGCAGCCAATTTTACCAGGAGATTCTGGATATAAAACCGGTGGAAGAATCCCCTACTTTTGTGATGTTCGCATTAAAAAATGGGGTCATGTTAGGTTTATGGTCGCGCTATACGGCAGAGCCTCGTGTGGATACTAATCCCGGTGCCTTGGAAATATGTTTTCCGTCGGCGGATGTGGATGCCCTATATGAAGAATGGGGCAATAAGCAAGTAACCATAGCTCAGAAGCCAACAGATATGGATTTCGGGCGTACCTTTGTTGCTTTGGATCCTGATGGGCATAGAATTAGAGTTTATAAGCTATTTGAGAGATAA
- a CDS encoding MarR family transcriptional regulator, producing the protein MGKDIEFREISVHEGPEVSPGFMLWHISSVWRSRIELALKPYDLTHPQFVVLATLGWLTRGGEKVTQRAIGKMAGLDPNTASQIIKGLEKKNLIIREASLDARAKNPLLTKRGKQVLSIALPAVEKCDAVFFEVLTDKELSNFLKTFQKLVIPNNIFL; encoded by the coding sequence ATGGGCAAAGATATAGAGTTTCGAGAGATAAGTGTACATGAAGGTCCGGAGGTAAGTCCCGGTTTTATGTTATGGCATATTAGTTCTGTATGGCGAAGCCGTATAGAGTTAGCTCTCAAGCCTTATGATTTGACCCATCCTCAATTTGTGGTGTTGGCAACATTAGGGTGGTTGACAAGAGGTGGAGAAAAAGTCACGCAACGGGCCATTGGAAAAATGGCAGGGTTGGATCCTAATACTGCCTCGCAGATAATTAAGGGGTTAGAGAAAAAGAATTTAATCATCAGAGAAGCCTCGCTGGATGCTAGAGCAAAAAATCCTCTGCTCACCAAGAGAGGAAAGCAGGTTTTATCCATAGCCTTACCGGCGGTGGAGAAATGTGATGCGGTTTTCTTTGAGGTCCTTACAGATAAAGAGTTATCAAATTTTCTTAAGACATTTCAAAAATTAGTTATTCCTAATAATATTTTCTTGTAG
- a CDS encoding FAD-dependent oxidoreductase, protein MFNIRKIVFAMLSCSFSLMANTPQVVKLSPPRFTRETISEEIACTRPMREGKFNISLEQADGKTVVHCYGHGGSGWTTLFGSVNKAIELYQNTYPNKETPIRIIGSGCMGLTAAIELKRLGYEVRGISTKEFYDIPSWRAAGYFALVSVKTSPEEQAALNEIGLNTFMTYQKIDRNEHPYISKDAVKYMPVYCSVDTEAGVEDLEERGMIPPKELVSLDFGNGVIHTDFVKYMTYFMNTTTLMRQLNAEVQKLGISIEQKGIHAFEDISEEVIFNCSGLGGRELNSDENMIPVRGHLITLNEDSGSAHMEYMIYTKVKQDGRDEYVYLFPKNVSVTPENIAGNPCVGVLGGTFIPNVDKLSLSEQEKLDKDEFKRMSDRVSEFFQGHLFE, encoded by the coding sequence ATGTTCAACATTCGGAAAATTGTATTTGCAATGCTTTCATGTTCATTTTCGCTTATGGCTAACACACCTCAGGTGGTGAAGCTGAGTCCTCCAAGATTCACACGAGAAACTATATCTGAAGAGATCGCATGTACTAGGCCCATGCGTGAAGGGAAGTTTAATATCTCACTTGAGCAAGCGGATGGCAAAACTGTTGTCCATTGTTATGGTCATGGCGGTTCGGGCTGGACAACGCTTTTTGGATCGGTGAATAAGGCTATAGAGCTATATCAAAATACCTATCCGAACAAAGAAACACCTATTCGCATCATCGGATCAGGATGTATGGGCTTGACGGCAGCAATTGAATTGAAAAGATTGGGATATGAAGTCAGGGGTATTTCAACCAAAGAGTTCTACGATATCCCCTCTTGGAGAGCAGCAGGATACTTTGCACTTGTGTCTGTTAAAACCTCTCCGGAAGAGCAGGCAGCATTGAATGAAATTGGATTGAACACGTTTATGACCTATCAAAAAATCGATAGGAACGAGCACCCTTATATTTCCAAGGACGCAGTGAAATATATGCCTGTATATTGCAGTGTAGATACAGAAGCCGGCGTAGAAGATTTAGAGGAGCGCGGGATGATACCGCCTAAAGAGTTGGTTTCCTTAGATTTTGGAAATGGTGTGATACATACCGATTTTGTGAAGTATATGACCTATTTCATGAATACTACGACATTGATGCGTCAATTGAATGCTGAAGTGCAGAAATTAGGTATTTCGATTGAGCAAAAAGGGATTCATGCATTTGAAGATATCTCCGAGGAAGTTATTTTTAATTGTTCCGGCTTAGGCGGTAGGGAATTAAATTCTGACGAAAACATGATCCCTGTTAGAGGGCATCTTATTACTTTGAATGAGGATTCCGGAAGCGCTCATATGGAATATATGATCTATACTAAGGTCAAGCAGGATGGCAGGGATGAATATGTGTATTTGTTTCCGAAGAATGTGTCCGTAACGCCGGAAAACATAGCGGGAAATCCGTGTGTAGGAGTTCTTGGGGGTACTTTTATACCTAATGTGGATAAACTGAGCCTAAGCGAACAAGAAAAGTTGGATAAAGACGAGTTCAAGAGAATGTCAGATCGTGTTTCGGAGTTCTTCCAAGGCCATTTATTCGAATAG
- a CDS encoding dienelactone hydrolase family protein has protein sequence MPPLEIVSTGTALDKASKALILLHGRGASAQDILSLAEDFADEQFYVAAPQAPNHSWYPYSFMEEEKSNEPYLSASIVNIKKLIDDIHVHIPKNQIYIMGFSQGACLTLEVTSRFADTYGGVVAFTGGLIGLTLNENKYQGSFDGTKVFIGNSDRDPHVPLIRSQHSKEIMEKLGAHVTLKVYRGMAHTINEDEISWVKENIFLNP, from the coding sequence ATGCCTCCATTAGAAATTGTCAGTACAGGCACAGCACTTGATAAGGCATCTAAAGCCCTAATATTGCTTCATGGACGTGGTGCCTCAGCACAAGATATCCTCAGCCTAGCTGAAGATTTTGCCGATGAACAGTTTTATGTCGCAGCACCGCAAGCTCCTAATCATAGTTGGTATCCCTATAGCTTTATGGAGGAGGAAAAAAGCAATGAACCTTATCTATCAGCTTCCATTGTAAACATCAAAAAGCTTATCGATGATATCCATGTCCATATCCCGAAAAACCAGATTTACATTATGGGCTTCTCTCAGGGAGCTTGCCTGACACTTGAAGTAACATCACGTTTTGCAGATACTTATGGAGGAGTTGTCGCCTTCACCGGTGGCCTAATAGGACTTACACTGAATGAAAACAAATACCAAGGCAGCTTTGATGGAACGAAAGTATTCATAGGCAACAGTGACCGTGACCCTCACGTTCCGTTAATACGTTCTCAGCATTCTAAAGAAATTATGGAGAAACTGGGCGCCCATGTTACGCTTAAAGTCTACCGTGGCATGGCCCATACCATTAATGAAGATGAGATCAGCTGGGTTAAAGAAAATATTTTTCTAAATCCATAG
- a CDS encoding ring-cleaving dioxygenase, with translation MSALITGLHHITAIAYDAQKNVDFYAGILGLRLVKKTINFDAPDVYHIYYGNENGSPGTILTFFPFPGITQGRKGKGQLTVTSFSIPENSIDYWTKRLTKFNIKFQGPSQRFNETVIAFEDHDGLGLELVANSQDQRPGFTYGNIPSNHAIRGFHGITLSEECYEKTAGLLVGQLDHRLIGEKGNRFRYSTDGAPGNIVDILCTPDALKGVGGYGTIHHVAFATPDDATQQAARSKLIDFGLNVTPIIDREYFHSVYFREPGGVLFEIATNPPGFTVDEPLEHLGESLKLPSWEEKHRTIIEKELPPIKIDIKRFAD, from the coding sequence ATGTCCGCCTTAATTACAGGATTGCACCACATCACTGCAATAGCTTACGATGCCCAGAAAAATGTAGACTTCTATGCAGGTATCTTAGGCTTACGCTTAGTCAAGAAAACCATCAATTTCGATGCACCGGATGTCTATCACATATACTACGGCAATGAAAATGGATCACCGGGAACAATACTGACTTTCTTCCCCTTTCCTGGAATCACTCAAGGCCGAAAAGGCAAGGGCCAGCTTACTGTCACCTCCTTCTCAATCCCCGAAAACTCCATCGATTACTGGACAAAACGATTAACTAAATTCAATATAAAATTTCAGGGGCCTAGCCAGCGTTTTAACGAGACCGTCATCGCCTTTGAAGACCATGATGGACTAGGTCTAGAGCTCGTTGCTAACTCTCAAGATCAACGTCCCGGGTTTACTTATGGAAATATTCCCTCAAATCATGCGATCAGAGGATTTCATGGCATTACACTTTCTGAGGAATGCTATGAAAAAACCGCAGGTCTTCTTGTAGGGCAGCTAGATCACCGGTTAATCGGAGAAAAAGGAAATCGTTTCCGTTATTCCACGGACGGAGCACCCGGAAACATAGTAGATATTCTGTGCACTCCCGATGCGCTAAAAGGTGTAGGCGGCTACGGAACAATCCATCACGTAGCTTTCGCAACACCCGATGACGCCACTCAGCAGGCTGCCCGCAGTAAATTAATCGATTTTGGCCTCAATGTCACCCCTATCATCGACAGAGAGTATTTTCATTCCGTCTATTTTAGGGAACCGGGTGGTGTATTGTTTGAAATAGCCACCAACCCCCCAGGTTTTACGGTAGATGAACCTTTGGAACATCTAGGTGAAAGCCTCAAGTTGCCATCTTGGGAGGAAAAACACAGGACTATCATCGAAAAAGAGCTTCCTCCCATAAAAATAGACATTAAAAGGTTTGCAGACTAA